A single region of the Sulfitobacter geojensis genome encodes:
- a CDS encoding DMT family transporter — MTSREIAFFTCCLMIMGAGWGATQPMTKLAVSTGYGPFGLLFWQAVIGVVLMALVCALRHKRLPINQRALRLYVILALIGAVLPNTISYKVAVHLPAGIMSLLLSVVPMFAFMIALALGSERFRWRRFIGLGFGLIGVGIIVAPAVELGQAVPVGWALIYLLTAFFYAFESNFIAKWGTQGLDPFQVMLGASLVALVMITPVMLVTGQMIRPELPLPVPQLALLGSCVIHAFIYAAYVWLAGRAGAVFTVQVSYLVTGFGLIWARLMLGEAYASTIWLALGAMFAGMYLVQPRPKLAEPLPMGES, encoded by the coding sequence ATGACATCGCGCGAGATTGCGTTTTTCACCTGCTGTTTGATGATCATGGGCGCGGGTTGGGGCGCGACGCAGCCGATGACAAAACTTGCGGTCAGCACCGGATATGGGCCGTTCGGACTGTTGTTCTGGCAGGCCGTGATTGGTGTGGTACTGATGGCGCTGGTGTGCGCGCTGCGCCACAAGCGCTTGCCAATCAACCAGCGCGCTTTGCGGCTTTATGTAATCCTTGCGCTGATCGGCGCGGTTTTGCCTAATACCATCAGCTATAAAGTGGCGGTGCACCTGCCGGCGGGCATTATGTCGCTTTTGCTGAGTGTGGTTCCGATGTTCGCCTTTATGATTGCCCTCGCGCTGGGCAGTGAAAGGTTTCGCTGGCGGCGGTTTATCGGGCTCGGGTTCGGGTTGATCGGGGTTGGGATCATCGTCGCCCCCGCTGTCGAACTGGGGCAGGCGGTGCCGGTGGGCTGGGCGTTGATCTATCTGCTGACCGCATTTTTCTACGCGTTTGAAAGCAACTTCATTGCCAAATGGGGGACGCAGGGGCTGGATCCGTTTCAGGTGATGTTGGGCGCTTCGCTTGTCGCGCTGGTGATGATCACGCCGGTGATGCTGGTGACAGGACAAATGATCCGGCCGGAACTGCCCTTGCCCGTGCCGCAACTGGCCTTGCTGGGGTCTTGCGTGATCCATGCGTTTATCTATGCGGCTTATGTCTGGCTGGCGGGGCGCGCTGGCGCTGTGTTTACGGTACAGGTGAGCTATCTCGTGACAGGGTTCGGGTTGATCTGGGCGCGGTTGATGCTGGGCGAGGCCTATGCCTCGACAATCTGGCTGGCGCTGGGGGCGATGTTTGCCGGCATGTATTTGGTGCAGCCACGGCCCAAGCTTGCAGAGCCTTTGCCGATGGGCGAAAGTTGA
- a CDS encoding TIGR00282 family metallophosphoesterase: MKILFLGDVMGRAGRRAISENLARLRTEWKLDFVVVNGENATGGMGLSGAHAKILLDAGADCLTLGDHAFDQKDMLSFIEQEPRIVRPLNFSKNAPGKGARLFTAKNGRKVLVTQALGQVFMKRPFDDPFSALDGVLKTHPLGGMASAIIVDMHCEATSEKMATGHWCDGRASLVVGTHTHVPTSDAMILPRGTAYLSDAGMCGDYHSVIGMEKTEPLRRFITGMPKERFTPANGEATLSGVYIETDDKTGKATRIVPVRTGGALQASTP; encoded by the coding sequence ATGAAAATACTTTTCCTTGGCGATGTAATGGGCCGCGCGGGCCGGCGTGCAATCAGCGAAAATCTGGCGCGGTTGCGCACGGAGTGGAAGCTGGATTTCGTCGTCGTGAACGGTGAAAATGCGACCGGTGGCATGGGACTTTCGGGGGCGCATGCGAAAATCCTGCTGGATGCGGGGGCGGATTGTCTGACGCTGGGCGACCATGCGTTCGATCAAAAGGACATGTTAAGCTTTATCGAGCAGGAACCGCGTATTGTACGGCCCTTGAACTTTTCAAAAAACGCACCGGGCAAGGGCGCGCGGCTGTTCACAGCCAAGAACGGGCGCAAGGTTCTGGTCACGCAGGCCCTTGGTCAGGTGTTTATGAAACGCCCCTTTGATGATCCGTTTTCCGCGCTGGATGGTGTGTTGAAAACCCATCCGCTGGGCGGCATGGCGTCGGCGATCATTGTCGACATGCATTGCGAAGCCACATCAGAGAAAATGGCAACGGGTCATTGGTGTGACGGGCGCGCCTCGCTGGTTGTGGGGACGCACACCCATGTGCCGACTTCGGATGCGATGATCCTGCCGCGCGGCACGGCCTATCTTTCGGATGCGGGCATGTGCGGGGATTATCATTCTGTGATCGGGATGGAAAAAACCGAACCGCTGCGCCGCTTTATCACCGGCATGCCCAAGGAACGTTTTACCCCCGCCAACGGCGAGGCAACGCTTTCGGGCGTCTATATCGAAACCGACGACAAGACCGGCAAGGCGACCCGCATTGTGCCCGTGCGCACCGGTGGCGCGTTGCAGGCCAGCACCCCGTGA
- a CDS encoding SLC13 family permease → MDVFSLSQTGSAVLSLTVVAIMFIMFLRESFPTEVVALGGAAVLLASGVLPYEDARMVLSNSAPWTIAAMFIVMGALVRTGALDVLTQLAERYARTNPKSAVVGVILSVMGASAIMNNTPVVVVMIPVVVQLSKTLGTKASKLLIPLSYAAIMGGSLTLIGTSTNLLVDGVARSQGMEPFGIFEILPIGLVVCAWGLTYMALFGRKLLPDRDSMAAMLSTRSKMKFFTEAVIPPESNLIGREVLDVKLFKREGVRLIDVVRGDESLRRNLANVALQIGDRVVLRTEMTELLSLQATKELKRVDQLSAVETTTVEVLITPGCRMVGRALGSMRLRRRYGVYPLAVHRRNQNIGLQLDELIVKVGDTLLLEGAAEDIARLAADMDMVDVSHPSARAYRRGHAPIAIAALVGIVALAALNVAPILMLAVIAVALVLVTGCIDAEEAFSFVDGRLLALIFSMLAVGAALQNSGAITMLVDAIAPTLSALPLTAVIFCVFLLTTVLTEIVSNNAVAVIMTPIAISLAAALGIDARPLVVAVMIAASCAFATPIGYQTNTLVYGPGGYKFTDFMRIGVPLNLSMSLLASAVIPLIF, encoded by the coding sequence ATGGACGTCTTTTCCCTTTCCCAAACCGGTAGCGCGGTCCTGTCGCTGACGGTGGTCGCGATCATGTTCATCATGTTCCTGCGCGAATCTTTCCCGACCGAAGTGGTGGCCCTTGGTGGCGCGGCGGTGCTGCTGGCCAGCGGTGTGCTGCCCTATGAGGACGCGCGCATGGTGCTGTCCAACTCGGCCCCCTGGACGATTGCGGCGATGTTCATCGTGATGGGGGCGCTGGTGCGCACGGGTGCGCTGGATGTGCTAACGCAACTGGCTGAACGCTATGCCCGCACCAATCCGAAATCTGCCGTTGTGGGGGTGATCCTGTCGGTGATGGGGGCCAGTGCGATCATGAACAACACGCCGGTGGTGGTGGTGATGATCCCCGTGGTGGTGCAATTAAGTAAAACGCTCGGCACCAAGGCGTCCAAGCTGCTGATCCCGCTGAGTTATGCGGCAATCATGGGGGGATCGCTGACCTTGATCGGGACGTCGACGAACCTGCTGGTGGACGGGGTGGCGCGGTCACAGGGGATGGAGCCGTTCGGCATTTTCGAGATCCTGCCGATTGGCTTGGTGGTATGCGCATGGGGGCTGACCTATATGGCGCTGTTCGGGCGCAAGCTGCTGCCGGATCGTGACAGTATGGCCGCGATGTTGTCGACGCGTTCAAAAATGAAGTTCTTTACCGAAGCGGTGATCCCGCCGGAATCAAATCTGATCGGGCGCGAGGTGCTCGATGTGAAGCTGTTCAAACGCGAGGGCGTGCGGTTGATTGACGTGGTGCGCGGCGATGAATCCCTGCGCCGCAATCTGGCAAATGTGGCATTGCAGATCGGGGATCGCGTGGTGTTGCGCACGGAAATGACCGAGCTGTTGAGCCTGCAGGCCACCAAAGAATTGAAACGTGTGGATCAGCTGTCCGCCGTTGAAACCACGACGGTGGAGGTGTTGATCACGCCGGGGTGCCGGATGGTCGGGCGGGCGCTGGGCTCTATGCGCTTGCGCCGGCGCTACGGGGTTTATCCATTGGCGGTCCACCGGCGCAACCAGAACATCGGTTTGCAACTGGATGAGCTGATTGTGAAAGTTGGCGATACCCTGCTGCTGGAGGGGGCCGCCGAAGACATCGCGCGGCTGGCCGCAGACATGGACATGGTGGATGTCAGCCACCCGTCTGCACGCGCCTATCGTCGGGGCCATGCGCCGATTGCGATTGCCGCGCTGGTCGGGATTGTGGCGCTGGCCGCGCTGAATGTCGCGCCGATCCTGATGCTGGCCGTGATCGCTGTGGCCTTGGTGCTGGTCACCGGCTGTATTGATGCGGAAGAGGCGTTTTCCTTTGTTGACGGGCGCCTGCTGGCGCTGATTTTCTCGATGTTGGCAGTGGGGGCGGCGTTGCAGAATTCGGGCGCGATCACGATGCTGGTGGATGCGATTGCGCCGACACTGAGCGCGTTACCGCTGACTGCGGTGATATTCTGTGTGTTTCTGTTGACCACGGTTCTGACCGAAATCGTGTCGAACAATGCGGTGGCGGTCATTATGACGCCTATTGCGATCAGTTTGGCGGCGGCCCTTGGCATTGATGCACGCCCGCTTGTGGTGGCGGTTATGATTGCGGCATCTTGTGCCTTTGCCACGCCCATCGGCTATCAGACCAATACGTTGGTTTACGGTCCGGGGGGGTATAAGTTCACCGACTTCATGCGCATCGGTGTGCCCTTGAACCTGAGCATGTCGTTGTTGGCGAGTGCGGTTATTCCGTTGATTTTTTGA